A stretch of the Nematostella vectensis chromosome 1, jaNemVect1.1, whole genome shotgun sequence genome encodes the following:
- the LOC5507653 gene encoding probable ATP-dependent RNA helicase DDX31, whose protein sequence is MDSDDGLMLNLTNFSTEDTKKSAIRTGPKKPFKRKEKGNDYQKSTHRFDFTQGYAISTSNETKNTDNVKKGTGISSEDKTPLHLKDASPRGKDFGSFQVISSLFRHNPAIPEVKRILKKDKKTQQSLENKPLFTGDKFSDLALSSHMVSNLENNVGVSKLTSVQKAAIPTLLAGEDVCIKSKTGSGKTLCYAIPVVQTLQDIVPKIERADGPYAVVLVPTRELALQSFNLLLKLVKPFQWVVPGLVVGGEKRKSEKARLRKGINILVATPGRLLDHIEKTQCLTFRNVQWIVLDEADRLLDMGFEKDVSAILKAIKDQQIKAMHRQAVLLSATLTQGVKQLVSIALSNPQFVSESGLNQQVEKDGSLDESVLAQIPSQLKQYFVIVPSKMRLVSLASFILSKVQESPQNKMIVFLSSRDSVDFHYGLFDKCLGLGAGKKPELYKLHGSMSQTERTDVFTKYSSSQEGILLSTDVAARGLDLPRVSWIIQYDTPGSAVDYVHRVGRTARIGCEGQALLFLTPAEVKYLETLSEFNIRPEELSVSKILQTLTSISSKDVKKGLQDRLVQEAATGLQMSFEKQVLSNPDDLKAAKKAFQSFVRSYATFPASLKHIFHVNNLHLGHVAKAFALRDPPTGISGTTRDSKSVTKKKQKSQLSRKRKSVVVEEHSSEAAMQGPMAGKKRKGKRAQIS, encoded by the exons ATGGATTCAGACGATGGCCTTATGCTGAACCTGACGAACTTTTCTACAGAGGATACTAAGAAATCCGCCATCAGAACCGGCCCTAAGAAACCATTTAAG AGGAAAGAGAAGGGCAATGATTACCAGAAAAGTACTCATAGATTTGACTTTACGCAAGGTTATGCCATCAGCACATCAAACGAAACTAAGAACACAGACAATGTGAAG AAGGGAACCGGTATTTCTTCAGAGGACAAGACTCCCTTACATTTAAAGGACGCGAGTCCTAGGGGAAAGGATTTCGGCTCATTCCAg GTCATATCAAGCTTGTTCAGGCACAATCCAGCTATTCCAGAAGTTAAAAG AATTCTCAAGaaagacaagaaaacacagcagTCACTTGAAAATAAGCCACTTTTTACTGGAGACAAGTTTAGTGACCTTGCATTATCATCTCATATG GTTTCAAATCTTGAAAACAATGTTGGGGTCAGCAAGCTAACCAG TGTACAAAAAGCTGCAATCCCAACTCTCTTGGCTGGAGAAGATGTTTGTATCAAGTCTAAGACTGGATCAG GCAAGACCTTATGCTATGCTATCCCAGTAGTGCAAACACTGCAGGACATTGTTCCAAAGATAGAG AGAGCTGATGGTCCATATGCTGTTGTACTTGTCCCTACAAGGGAG cTTGCACTTCAAAGTTTCAATCTTCTTTTAAAACTTGTCAAG CCTTTTCAGTGGGTTGTTCCTGGACTTGTTGTTGGGGGAGAGAAACGCAAATCTGAGAAAGCTAG ATTACGGAAAGGAATCAATATTCTTGTGGCCACCCCTGGGAGACTTCTTGATCACATAGAG AAAACCCAGTGCTTAACCTTCAGGAATGTACAATGGATAGTTTTAGACGAGGCTGACAG GTTGCTTGATATGGGTTTTGAAAAAGATGTCTCAGCAATTTTGAAGGCCATCAAAGATCAACAAATAAAGGCAATGCACAGGCAGGCAGTGCTTCTCTCAGCAACTCTTACTCAAG GAGTCAAACAACTTGTTAGCATTGCCCTGAGTAATCCACAGTTTGTTAGTGAATCAGGATTAAATCAACAGGTCGAGAAG GATGGCTCTTTAGACGAGTCTGTTCTGGCTCAAATTCCTAGCCAACTTAAACAGTACTTTGTTATTGTCCCAAGCAAGATGAGACTGGTTTCCCTTGCTAGCTTCATACTCTCTAAAGTCCAG GAAAGTCCCCAGAATAAGATGATTGTGTTCTTATCAAGTCGGGACTCAGTTGATTTCCACTATGGATTATTTGACAAGTGCCTTGGCTTGGGAGCAG GCAAGAAACCAGAGCTATACAAACTACATGGGAGCATGTCACAGACG GAGAGAACAGACGTCTTCACCAAGTACAGCAGTAGCCAAGAGGGTATTCTGCTTAGCACC GATGTGGCCGCGCGGGGCCTGGACCTTCCTCGAGTTAGCTGGATAATACAG TATGACACACCTGGGAGCGCAGTAGACTATGTTCACCGCGTGGGACGGACGGCAAGGATAGGCTGCGAAGGGCAAGCCTTGCTTTTTCTTACTCCTGCAGAG GTGAAGTATCTAGAGACTCTTTCAGAATTCAACATCAG GCCTGAAGAACTTTCCGTTTCCAAAATTCTTCAAACACTGACATCAATTAGTAGTAAAGATGTCAAAAAG GGGCTCCAAGATCGTTTAGTCCAGGAAGCCGCAACAGGACTTCAGATGTCATTCGAAAAGCAAGTGCTGTCCAACCCAGATGACTTAAAAGCTGCTAAGAAAG CATTCCAGTCGTTTGTGCGGTCTTACGCTACCTTCCCGGCATCCCTTAAGCACATCTTCCACGTAAACAATCTCCACCTGGGTCACGTGGCCAAGGCGTTTGCCCTCAGGGACCCTCCCACGGGAATATCAGGAACGACAAGGGACTCAAAAAGCGttacaaagaaaaaaca